In the genome of Dermacentor silvarum isolate Dsil-2018 chromosome 1, BIME_Dsil_1.4, whole genome shotgun sequence, one region contains:
- the LOC125947472 gene encoding uncharacterized protein LOC125947472, whose protein sequence is MAAPLTRMLFFVQVSQYATCDTYSILILPVPPPVLFASVRAHACRFRPVSCRRYRFKLLRRFAFYFLLLLICGDVEMNPGPDDSVLKQLLDGQKEIKKELGAIEKHQAESNSAISDLNERMTKLETTLTKLEELHSVVKGCKQICEVQQVQLQALVDKVDDLENHSRRCNLIFYGVKDDERETYEKAEEHILEVCQSKLQCENVSIERAHRLGRHNPNKKRPIMVKFLSFKEKQAVLSSARKLKGSDISISEDFSESVRKKRKRLWDYAKANRVKTDKVNIKFTTLYINKVKYVYDESLDQVVQAD, encoded by the exons ATGGCTGCGCCGCTCACGCGAATGCTCTTCTTTGTGCAG GTCAGTCAGTATGCAACGTGCGACACTTATTCTATTCTCATTCTGCCGGTACCACCCCCAGTGCTCTTTGCGAGTGTAAGAGCTCATGCCTGCCGCTTTCGACCTGTGTCTTGTAGGCGCTATCGGTTCAAGTTGCTACGCCGTTTCGCATTTTACTTCTTGTTGTTACTTATATGTGGTGACGTCGAGATGAACCCAGGCCCCGACGATTCAGTTCTTAAACAGCTTTTAGACGGACAAAAGGAAATTAAGAAAGAACTGGGTGCTATTGAAAAACACCAAGCTGAAAGTAACTCTGCCATATCGGACCTCAACGAACGTATGACTAAATTAGAAACAACGCTTACTAAACTTGAGGAATTGCACAGCGTCGTCAAGGGATGCAAACAGATTTGCGAAGTGCAGCAAGTTCAGCTACAGGCGCTTGTAGATAAGGTTGATGACCTTGAAAACCACAGTAGGAGGTGCAATTTAATTTTCTATGGTGTGAAAGATGATGAGCGCGAAACGTACGAAAAGGCTGAGGAACATATCTTAGAAGTTTGTCAGTCGAAGCTTCAATGTGAAAACGTATCAATAGAGAGAGCACATCGTCTTGGAAGGCATAATCCTAATAAGAAGCGGCCAATAATGGTCAAGTTCCTTTCGTTTAAGGAAAAGCAGGCAGTGTTATCAAGCGCAAGAAAATTGAAGGGCTCAGATATTAGTATTTCAGAGGACTTTTCCGAGAGCGTGCGCAAAAAGCGGAAACGACTGTGGGATTATGCTAAGGCTAATCGAGTGAAGACTGACAAAGTAAACATCAAGTTCACTACTCTTTATATAAATAAGGTGAAATACGTCTATGATGAATCCCTAGACCAAGTTGTGCAAGCAGACTGA